A single window of Pontiella agarivorans DNA harbors:
- a CDS encoding PKD domain-containing protein, whose product MKLIRLSAFLTGCLLYTGIAQADVFKATTDFPVLTAGTADFYIDTGRGALAIDAAAENNRDKFARATTTFSGLENEYEIQLTTLQETDGESIYRVWVGNDLIGTVTNDPTLTDYVRQVHSFPFTTVTAGTELSVEAMAVSNGRIPEGSGFAYARGRWARLELIPTASGGNATISGEQKKWHKVSFSWIGPDTSETAVVNPFADYRLNVTFTHTDSGTSFRVPGYYAADGDAANSSATSGNVWRAHFAPNLTGEWTYSASFRTGTDVAVSDAEDAGTSAAYFDGDTGTFRIADTDKSGRDFRGKGRLTYVGKHLLQHAETGEYFLKAGTDAPENLLAYDDVDDTPNDMNDKPNLRKSWGPHATDYDAVDASEYTWGSGNGTELLGAIKYLSDKGLNAFSFLTFSLDGDDDNVFPHLLVNGTAAYEAVADDTRWDSGEIYKDRFDVSKMAQWEQIFAYGDKKGMHLNFKTQETENETLMDNGAIGRERKLYIRELIARFSHHLGLSWNMGEESQDQTTAQVIEMTQYFKKIDPYGHNIVLHTYPGKHEVRYRPMLGTLSELTGTAIQTGSAIFDDVFPAALKWVTESAAAGKPWIVAVDEPGDPRYALRDANDPGDSWTNARKDVLWAVTMAGGAGVEFYYGYQTDHSDLNCQDFRTRDGFFDYCRYELEFFKNNNIPLERMSNEDALLTDPENHCLRETGKLYVVQLKNGGTDTLDLSAAIGNFTVKWYDPRNGGDLQFGSITNVGGGGVVNLGTAPSEPASDWIVLLERMEGMVLENDIWIEKDGLVIFEAEDTRSDLGLWEELSTITPHLGTGYLDFMGNSAPGGPVNSPLEYRFHITKPGLYYLHMHVARVTVGDRTDVANDCYVRVDGDYTAHPDAGTRWNDPATLSVLEEDTKLFGGKHNQFVWRAGPCLDPESGSDKVIPIYHFKAGETYSLWMSGRSKWFKADRIMFRHADVDVTEAQLLTNPTSQRGGLVTSSPNVNAGDDQTITLPENSATFEGSATDLGTVISTVWMQLEGPTTATLSGTNTTTLTASDLTEGVYRFQLTAVDDDGDSSSDDVSVTVVDPASWPTGTISLHADNPFVDYDVSTLDNPSMTLSTPINRNASDTGRTIGQSFTANSDLELGHIVLKTVGGSDLSTIASLPTIMLAILDMSDTSIIHRENFELTGLNVTSGDYVSFNLHSPVSLIAGGKYSFHLAYNTDDGAVDNTFNFRRTGNSSTVYDGGQAYDTSGTSLISWPLETLTTKSRDMEFGIAAYIESVGYENWLSDYGLPASTDPLSDYDGDGASNLDEYAMGGDPTDPAIGPNKPRLVINPNGNVSIYNMELNSPSTDLEYKVQWTTNMISGPWNESWNLIATNTATNPKLNEIRRRVWGENKDSIFFRVEVTRP is encoded by the coding sequence ATGAAACTAATACGCTTATCTGCATTCTTAACCGGATGCCTGTTATATACAGGAATCGCACAGGCCGATGTTTTTAAGGCAACCACCGACTTTCCCGTTCTCACCGCAGGAACGGCTGACTTCTATATCGACACCGGCCGCGGGGCACTGGCCATCGATGCTGCTGCAGAGAATAATCGTGACAAATTTGCCCGCGCAACAACCACCTTCTCCGGTTTGGAGAACGAATACGAGATTCAGCTCACCACTCTGCAGGAAACCGATGGAGAAAGCATTTACCGCGTCTGGGTCGGAAATGATTTAATTGGAACCGTTACAAATGATCCGACTTTAACCGACTATGTACGGCAGGTTCACAGCTTTCCGTTCACCACCGTAACCGCCGGCACCGAATTATCCGTTGAAGCCATGGCGGTATCCAATGGCAGGATTCCCGAAGGATCAGGGTTTGCCTACGCCCGCGGGCGCTGGGCACGATTGGAACTGATTCCCACGGCCTCCGGCGGAAACGCTACGATTTCCGGCGAACAGAAAAAATGGCACAAGGTTTCCTTCAGCTGGATCGGTCCCGATACCAGTGAAACAGCTGTCGTAAATCCGTTTGCTGACTACCGCTTAAATGTAACTTTCACGCATACCGACAGCGGAACGAGTTTCCGGGTTCCCGGATATTATGCTGCCGATGGCGATGCCGCTAACAGCAGTGCCACCTCCGGAAATGTATGGAGGGCCCACTTTGCTCCTAATCTGACCGGTGAATGGACCTATTCCGCATCGTTCCGAACCGGCACCGATGTAGCCGTCAGCGATGCAGAGGATGCCGGAACCAGTGCGGCCTACTTTGATGGCGACACAGGCACCTTCAGAATCGCAGACACCGACAAATCCGGACGCGACTTCCGAGGCAAAGGCCGCCTGACCTATGTCGGCAAACATCTCCTGCAACACGCCGAAACCGGCGAATATTTTCTAAAGGCCGGAACCGATGCACCGGAGAACCTGCTGGCCTACGACGATGTGGATGATACCCCTAACGACATGAATGATAAACCGAACCTGCGTAAAAGCTGGGGCCCGCATGCTACCGACTACGATGCTGTCGACGCATCGGAATACACCTGGGGCTCTGGAAACGGCACCGAACTGCTGGGCGCGATCAAATACCTCAGCGATAAAGGTCTTAATGCATTCTCCTTCCTGACCTTCAGTCTCGACGGCGATGATGACAACGTATTTCCGCACCTGTTGGTCAATGGAACAGCAGCCTATGAGGCCGTCGCCGATGATACTCGCTGGGATTCCGGCGAAATCTATAAAGACCGTTTTGATGTTTCCAAAATGGCGCAGTGGGAACAGATCTTTGCCTACGGCGACAAAAAAGGCATGCACCTTAATTTCAAAACGCAGGAAACAGAAAATGAAACGCTGATGGATAACGGAGCTATCGGCCGGGAGCGTAAACTCTATATCCGTGAACTGATCGCACGCTTCAGTCATCATCTCGGCCTCAGCTGGAATATGGGAGAAGAGAGCCAGGATCAGACCACCGCACAGGTGATTGAAATGACTCAATACTTCAAAAAGATTGATCCGTATGGACACAATATTGTTCTTCATACCTACCCGGGGAAACATGAAGTACGCTATCGTCCTATGCTCGGAACCCTTTCCGAACTCACCGGCACCGCAATCCAGACCGGCTCTGCCATCTTCGACGATGTTTTCCCCGCAGCCTTGAAGTGGGTCACCGAATCCGCAGCAGCGGGAAAACCCTGGATTGTGGCGGTAGATGAACCAGGTGACCCCCGGTATGCATTACGCGATGCAAACGATCCTGGAGACAGCTGGACCAATGCACGGAAAGATGTGCTCTGGGCCGTCACGATGGCCGGTGGAGCCGGTGTTGAATTCTACTATGGTTATCAGACCGATCATTCCGACCTGAACTGTCAGGACTTCCGTACCCGTGACGGATTTTTTGACTATTGCCGATATGAATTGGAATTCTTCAAAAACAACAACATTCCGCTCGAACGTATGAGCAACGAAGATGCATTGCTGACTGACCCCGAAAATCATTGCCTGCGGGAAACCGGAAAACTATACGTGGTTCAGCTTAAAAACGGAGGAACCGACACCCTGGATCTTTCCGCAGCCATCGGTAACTTTACCGTTAAATGGTACGATCCACGCAACGGCGGCGACTTGCAGTTTGGCAGTATTACCAACGTAGGCGGCGGCGGTGTGGTCAATCTGGGCACGGCCCCAAGCGAACCTGCATCAGACTGGATCGTCCTGTTGGAAAGAATGGAGGGAATGGTCCTTGAGAATGATATCTGGATTGAAAAAGACGGACTCGTAATTTTCGAAGCAGAAGATACCCGCAGCGATTTAGGGCTTTGGGAGGAATTATCGACCATTACCCCGCACCTGGGTACCGGCTATCTGGACTTCATGGGCAACTCGGCTCCCGGAGGACCGGTAAACTCGCCGCTGGAATATCGTTTTCATATTACGAAACCAGGCTTGTACTATCTTCATATGCATGTGGCCCGCGTTACGGTGGGCGACCGTACAGATGTGGCAAACGACTGCTATGTGCGGGTGGATGGCGATTATACCGCGCATCCGGATGCTGGCACCCGATGGAACGATCCGGCCACTCTCAGCGTATTAGAAGAGGACACCAAGTTATTCGGCGGGAAACATAATCAATTCGTATGGCGGGCCGGCCCCTGTCTCGATCCGGAAAGCGGCAGTGACAAAGTTATCCCGATCTATCACTTCAAAGCCGGTGAAACCTACAGCTTATGGATGAGCGGGCGTTCTAAATGGTTTAAAGCCGACCGGATCATGTTCCGCCACGCCGACGTAGATGTTACTGAGGCCCAGCTGCTGACCAACCCGACCTCCCAGCGTGGTGGCCTCGTTACTTCAAGCCCTAACGTGAACGCAGGCGACGATCAAACCATTACCCTGCCGGAAAACAGCGCCACCTTCGAGGGATCTGCAACGGACTTAGGGACGGTAATCAGCACCGTGTGGATGCAGCTGGAGGGCCCGACCACCGCGACGCTAAGCGGCACCAATACAACCACCCTTACCGCCAGCGACTTGACCGAAGGTGTATACCGCTTCCAACTGACCGCCGTGGATGATGATGGCGATTCCTCCTCAGATGACGTTTCCGTAACGGTTGTGGATCCGGCATCCTGGCCGACAGGTACCATCAGTCTTCATGCGGACAATCCCTTTGTCGATTATGACGTCAGCACACTCGATAATCCTTCCATGACCTTGTCAACGCCGATCAACCGCAACGCATCCGATACCGGCCGCACGATTGGGCAGTCCTTCACGGCAAACAGCGACTTGGAACTGGGACATATCGTACTGAAAACGGTAGGAGGTTCAGATCTGAGCACCATCGCATCGCTCCCGACGATTATGCTGGCGATTCTCGACATGTCAGATACCAGCATTATTCATCGGGAAAACTTCGAACTCACCGGCTTAAATGTGACTTCCGGCGACTATGTCAGCTTCAACCTCCACAGTCCGGTTTCGCTGATTGCCGGCGGAAAGTATTCTTTCCATCTGGCTTATAATACGGATGACGGAGCGGTGGATAATACCTTCAACTTTCGGCGTACCGGAAATTCTTCGACCGTTTATGACGGCGGGCAGGCCTACGACACCTCGGGAACCTCGTTAATCAGCTGGCCGCTGGAAACCCTCACGACGAAATCCCGCGATATGGAATTCGGAATCGCCGCCTATATCGAGTCTGTTGGATATGAAAACTGGCTGTCCGATTACGGGCTCCCTGCATCCACCGATCCCTTAAGCGACTATGACGGCGACGGCGCCTCCAACCTCGATGAGTATGCAATGGGTGGTGATCCCACAGATCCAGCCATCGGGCCGAATAAGCCGCGTTTAGTCATAAATCCGAACGGGAATGTGAGCATTTATAACATGGAGCTGAACAGCCCATCCACCGATCTTGAATATAAAGTTCAATGGACAACCAATATGATCTCAGGCCCATGGAATGAGAGCTGGAACCTGATCGCCACAAACACAGCAACGAACCCTAAATTGAATGAAATCAGACGCAGGGTCTGGGGAGAGAATAAGGACAGTATTTTCTTCCGAGTCGAGGTAACACGCCCGTAA
- a CDS encoding LamG-like jellyroll fold domain-containing protein — protein sequence MNKQNEQLIAAYMAGEPVAEDLLEACRKDPQLLSRVTDLTIIDRLLAHCSEDDCSLFSAEVIQRLKIKDGELFAEKVRHQIAFRKVNYIKPLAWFAAAACLAISLLFIFKPNPQAFGHITMTTDAVWGTDQLSPGEKLPGDLLELTHGYSEVTMDNGVKLILEAPIEFEVRSSDLVVVHQGRLVARVPEQAIGFTVLTPNAEVIDLGTEFGISVTPSGGSEVHVLEGEVKARSLQRGPFANLVKNEAMVFNAHEQAKLITSNPQLFRRALPGRSANHPEYLHWSFNNTTHIAHCGGTGIAGQHYPGTLKSMTDNGSGPSVVEGVFDRALYFNGKDSYVTTDFPGIGDNHPRTVAFWSKIPADFSINEGYGMLGWGLMEPGSAWQISPNPDEKEGPLGCLRIGTMSAPVIGTTDLRDNQWHHIAIVMYGGDQADVSTHILLYVDGQLEMTARKSVAPISTRLDAPKSHALTFGRNIGYKKSPNRKLFRGALDEIYLFDTALDQEKIQCLMKTNRLN from the coding sequence ATGAACAAACAAAATGAACAGCTCATTGCTGCTTATATGGCCGGAGAACCGGTTGCAGAAGACCTTTTAGAAGCCTGTCGGAAGGACCCTCAATTACTGAGCCGGGTGACTGACCTTACCATCATTGACCGCTTACTGGCTCATTGCAGTGAAGATGATTGCTCGCTGTTTAGTGCTGAAGTTATTCAGCGCCTTAAAATAAAAGACGGGGAACTGTTTGCGGAAAAAGTACGTCATCAAATTGCTTTCAGGAAAGTGAACTATATAAAACCACTTGCCTGGTTTGCGGCGGCAGCCTGCCTGGCAATAAGTCTTCTGTTCATTTTTAAACCGAATCCGCAAGCTTTCGGACATATCACAATGACGACTGATGCTGTATGGGGGACGGATCAATTGAGTCCGGGCGAAAAACTTCCAGGCGATTTGCTTGAACTCACGCATGGCTATTCAGAGGTGACCATGGATAACGGTGTGAAGCTAATTCTGGAAGCGCCGATAGAGTTTGAGGTTCGTTCTTCCGATCTTGTCGTTGTGCATCAGGGGCGTTTGGTGGCGCGAGTTCCTGAACAGGCCATTGGTTTTACTGTCCTGACTCCGAATGCTGAAGTTATCGATCTCGGAACCGAATTCGGTATCTCCGTTACGCCATCAGGAGGTTCTGAAGTTCATGTGCTGGAAGGGGAGGTGAAAGCCCGTTCTTTACAGCGGGGGCCTTTTGCTAATCTGGTAAAAAATGAAGCTATGGTTTTTAATGCGCATGAGCAGGCTAAACTGATTACCAGTAATCCGCAGCTTTTTCGCAGGGCTTTGCCGGGGCGTTCCGCGAACCATCCGGAATATTTGCACTGGTCTTTCAACAACACCACTCACATTGCGCATTGCGGTGGAACCGGTATTGCCGGTCAGCACTATCCTGGCACGCTCAAATCAATGACTGATAACGGATCCGGTCCCTCGGTCGTTGAGGGTGTCTTTGATCGTGCGTTGTATTTCAACGGAAAAGATAGTTATGTCACCACCGATTTTCCGGGAATTGGCGATAATCATCCCCGTACGGTGGCTTTTTGGTCAAAAATCCCGGCAGATTTTTCCATCAATGAGGGGTATGGCATGCTGGGCTGGGGGCTCATGGAACCGGGGTCGGCTTGGCAGATTTCACCCAACCCGGATGAGAAAGAAGGTCCTCTGGGCTGCCTCCGTATTGGGACCATGAGTGCCCCGGTTATAGGAACTACGGATCTTCGTGATAATCAGTGGCATCACATTGCTATCGTCATGTATGGCGGAGATCAGGCTGATGTTTCCACCCACATTCTTCTTTATGTAGATGGTCAGCTCGAAATGACCGCCCGCAAATCGGTGGCGCCGATATCCACCCGTCTGGATGCTCCGAAATCGCATGCTCTAACGTTTGGGCGCAATATCGGATATAAAAAATCTCCTAATCGGAAATTGTTCAGAGGCGCCCTTGATGAAATCTATCTCTTTGATACCGCGCTGGATCAGGAAAAAATCCAGTGCCTCATGAAAACGAATCGTCTCAATTAA
- a CDS encoding RICIN domain-containing protein, with the protein MKSIPWKSILISGAMSAITVFAQTVPFSTGRIAISSDGNQHDKDDWGATAATLMILASQNAQNKLAVYTHSDHIWGSSGSGEAAMALSADETASKFGFDAAKIVSAAQNPTGAYNKMRDAILASSADDPLTIIGAGPMHVIGKGLNKARQTDASRLQYVRVISHSKWNNEHSDKPKDWEEHTGWTWDEMIDAFSGYGVIFDKIEDQNAADSKTVGFATHLADDGSPYWEAWHFLRDYSAHSAAINEGIQFVYSRIVASDKADISDCGMAYYLFTGDQQGGPAGLKAMLDNGFGTEPSDPVDPSDPIGTVFIKSKRTENRIRPLSASEGSDVVQYPGGWSGKWLQWEMIPTRGEYFYLRSKAKKQYLYMPDGAPRSVVKVTYVVGPEAEWRKVNISSGVVRLENRAENQYIQVDRYENFVTHPEGNIQIRVSDDDALDNKSHWLLEEL; encoded by the coding sequence ATGAAATCAATCCCTTGGAAAAGTATACTTATTAGCGGTGCAATGTCTGCGATAACTGTTTTCGCGCAAACCGTACCCTTTTCAACCGGGCGCATTGCCATCAGTTCGGATGGGAATCAACATGACAAAGATGACTGGGGAGCCACAGCGGCCACCTTAATGATTCTGGCATCACAGAATGCACAAAACAAACTGGCCGTATATACGCACAGCGATCACATATGGGGGTCCAGTGGAAGTGGTGAAGCAGCCATGGCACTGAGTGCAGACGAAACAGCATCCAAGTTTGGTTTTGATGCCGCGAAAATCGTTTCTGCCGCACAAAACCCGACCGGAGCTTACAACAAAATGCGGGATGCCATTCTTGCTTCTTCAGCTGATGATCCGTTGACGATTATCGGAGCAGGACCGATGCATGTGATCGGTAAAGGCTTAAATAAAGCCAGGCAAACTGATGCGAGTCGACTGCAGTATGTCCGCGTGATTTCCCATTCAAAGTGGAATAATGAACATTCAGATAAGCCGAAAGACTGGGAAGAACACACCGGATGGACATGGGATGAGATGATTGATGCATTTTCCGGTTACGGTGTCATCTTCGATAAAATCGAAGATCAGAACGCTGCTGACAGTAAAACTGTTGGATTTGCTACACATCTGGCGGATGACGGTTCCCCCTACTGGGAAGCCTGGCATTTTTTGCGAGACTACAGCGCACACAGCGCTGCCATAAATGAAGGCATCCAGTTCGTCTACTCACGTATCGTCGCATCCGACAAAGCTGATATTTCTGATTGCGGCATGGCGTATTATCTATTCACTGGAGACCAGCAAGGCGGACCGGCAGGCCTCAAGGCAATGTTAGATAATGGTTTTGGAACAGAGCCTTCAGATCCGGTTGATCCGTCTGACCCGATCGGCACAGTTTTCATTAAAAGTAAAAGAACAGAAAACCGCATTCGGCCACTGAGCGCTTCAGAAGGATCAGATGTCGTTCAATACCCCGGCGGTTGGAGTGGAAAATGGCTGCAATGGGAAATGATCCCAACCCGTGGAGAATATTTCTATTTAAGAAGCAAAGCCAAGAAGCAGTATCTATATATGCCCGATGGTGCGCCTCGTTCCGTAGTCAAAGTCACCTATGTGGTAGGACCGGAAGCGGAATGGAGAAAAGTCAATATCAGCAGCGGTGTTGTACGATTGGAGAATCGTGCTGAAAACCAGTATATTCAGGTTGATCGATACGAAAACTTCGTAACGCATCCTGAGGGCAATATTCAAATACGGGTGAGTGACGATGATGCGCTGGACAACAAAAGCCATTGGTTACTGGAAGAACTGTAA
- a CDS encoding WD40/YVTN/BNR-like repeat-containing protein, whose amino-acid sequence MMKSTCTLQIMLLLGLASLAGAQQMDFTPFWTERQVSTDRIEWEQIGPGNSGHVNGLWFNRYKADTVFVSPDMFDSYRSPDLGLSWKTIKDFDGTGGDKTRYSGVEFSALDPDCGILIGRRDLSVTYDGGETWSDFSSAPWYSYGASYNTIVSCAAIDPQTTNVWFVGAGGHQRRQRTFGTMSEVSEADPHGLRDPYLSGRIYKTTDSGQSWTYTTNGINPLAEFCRIVVHPADSNVVFAASNYGFYTSVDGGEHWTESSTGLDNEVMIDFDYHWNPSNAPGDRLTFYIINQVRYHLVSTNGGQTVTSSGGLYRSSDLGQSWQICNGAPTGLHQDLTALSGATNVRSFFYKVMAKWFGAFENASAAEAALKDNLPTAVLPYINAVCIDPTDRTRVYVSHLIMNDVKSFPPGLVWRTEDSGATWQSVMRIAPAYTGVDEDYWIARGNPTAPNMEVSHSGTGGFNQSYAKYAQGGIRGIDVNARGEIMALCDHVTVLSTNRGTSWTQVDEDETPDGNWVGRGGSNIAGQDILQDYRLGPNRVYFGTGEHRLWQLRDDGSTIGPGKQSLKHFENATPTVSEIGIHPWDPQTIYALASRQSGAGEFRKSADGGYTWTTLGAPLDYAYAGNPSMAPRTIIVDPIDPNWIYFGVRANSYDPTAVGVYRSSDGGVNWEQANQGFDDEDGTPAVTVLLFDPTDPERKTLWAGVEYGGSGKCVYRSVDRGEHWEAVATIPEDIVSINDVYFDSFGRLFISAGKNWGYTEEGGVWMSEDLGMTWQRIFAMPYTLRIDVSPHDPNRMLVVVGDEARIGHLNPGVYYSEDNGVSWVKGNRGNGNPSRVYKAVFDLFDPQCFWMTCSANGFGRGSVDMGWSDQPVAQIGGNRVYWDQDEIPGENIHLNAHGCFVPEGRTATYAWYDEQGQLLSTDVELSMPWAGGASEITLAVTDSMGQVAETTTSIRIGDPAPVSGGGPMVFSTDQPVGAYRLSTLGLEEFDPASANRTFTSIPLLRRGSGKSRSGGQLFTAPVDFELGSVVCRMGGSSEVNTDSLRASGLNLSVVAYSNGSPDHVAYSEDFLFSSANTNVIQGHEFITFNLSSPLSLEQGAQYALVFWYSDDQIDFINNFGLMWSDRGAGLYAGGHSFDYQWNDSATLNPAVDYPVTFPLDGGASTRDLAFGLVEYQPPYSGYTGWIYSYNYYESTAFDLADPDGDGVPNMVEYALGGNPSDAAIQGEPPHFDVEGSEAMLTHVLRESASDELVYQLEQSSNLLSNDWEQAESLWSQSEDFGPDFIMVTNAFSTDGESKYIRLKIKRK is encoded by the coding sequence ATGATGAAGAGTACGTGCACGCTACAAATAATGCTGTTGCTTGGGCTGGCATCGTTGGCCGGGGCGCAGCAAATGGATTTTACGCCGTTCTGGACAGAGCGGCAGGTTTCGACGGATCGTATTGAATGGGAGCAGATCGGGCCTGGAAACTCTGGCCATGTGAATGGGCTTTGGTTTAATCGGTACAAAGCGGATACCGTCTTTGTTTCGCCGGATATGTTTGATTCATATCGTTCTCCGGATTTAGGGCTGTCGTGGAAAACTATCAAGGATTTTGATGGAACCGGGGGGGATAAAACCCGTTATTCCGGCGTTGAGTTTTCTGCGCTGGATCCGGACTGCGGCATTCTGATCGGGCGCAGGGATTTGAGTGTGACCTACGACGGCGGTGAAACCTGGTCCGATTTTTCTTCCGCTCCATGGTACAGCTACGGAGCTTCCTATAATACGATTGTCTCGTGCGCGGCAATTGATCCGCAGACGACGAATGTCTGGTTTGTCGGTGCGGGGGGGCATCAGCGTCGGCAGCGGACCTTTGGAACGATGTCGGAAGTCTCTGAGGCCGATCCGCATGGGCTGAGAGATCCGTATTTAAGCGGGCGCATTTATAAGACCACGGACAGTGGTCAGAGCTGGACCTATACGACCAACGGGATCAATCCGCTGGCGGAATTCTGCCGAATTGTGGTGCATCCTGCAGATTCGAATGTGGTTTTTGCGGCTTCGAACTACGGGTTTTATACATCCGTTGATGGAGGGGAGCATTGGACAGAATCGTCGACGGGGTTGGATAATGAGGTGATGATTGATTTTGATTATCATTGGAATCCGTCCAACGCTCCGGGGGACCGGCTTACTTTTTATATCATTAATCAGGTGCGGTATCACTTGGTATCGACCAATGGCGGCCAGACCGTGACCTCTTCCGGCGGGCTTTACCGGAGTTCGGATCTGGGGCAGAGCTGGCAAATTTGCAATGGAGCGCCGACGGGGCTTCATCAGGATTTGACCGCGCTGTCGGGTGCGACCAATGTGCGCAGCTTTTTTTATAAGGTCATGGCGAAATGGTTTGGAGCATTTGAGAATGCGAGTGCTGCAGAGGCTGCTTTAAAAGATAATCTGCCTACGGCTGTCCTGCCGTATATTAATGCGGTATGTATTGATCCAACGGATCGGACGCGGGTGTATGTCAGCCACTTAATCATGAATGATGTGAAATCATTTCCTCCGGGGTTGGTCTGGCGGACAGAGGACAGCGGGGCGACCTGGCAAAGTGTGATGCGGATTGCTCCGGCCTATACGGGGGTGGACGAGGATTATTGGATCGCGCGGGGAAATCCCACGGCTCCGAATATGGAGGTCAGCCATTCGGGGACGGGTGGATTTAATCAGAGTTATGCCAAGTATGCGCAGGGTGGCATTCGCGGCATTGATGTGAACGCGCGGGGCGAGATCATGGCGCTGTGCGATCATGTGACGGTTTTGAGCACAAATCGAGGAACCAGCTGGACACAGGTGGATGAAGATGAAACACCGGATGGAAACTGGGTCGGCCGCGGGGGGAGTAACATCGCCGGTCAGGATATTCTGCAGGATTATCGGCTCGGTCCTAATCGGGTTTATTTCGGGACAGGAGAGCATCGACTGTGGCAGCTACGGGATGATGGTTCAACGATTGGTCCGGGAAAGCAGTCGTTAAAACATTTTGAAAACGCAACGCCTACGGTTTCTGAAATCGGAATTCATCCCTGGGATCCGCAGACGATTTACGCATTGGCATCCCGTCAGTCGGGGGCCGGGGAGTTCAGGAAATCGGCGGATGGCGGGTATACCTGGACGACCCTTGGTGCCCCTTTGGATTATGCGTATGCCGGAAATCCAAGTATGGCGCCGCGTACGATTATTGTGGATCCGATTGATCCGAATTGGATCTATTTCGGGGTCCGGGCGAATTCCTATGATCCGACCGCGGTGGGGGTGTATCGCTCATCGGATGGCGGGGTGAATTGGGAGCAGGCAAATCAGGGGTTTGATGATGAGGATGGGACTCCGGCGGTAACGGTTCTGCTGTTTGATCCAACGGATCCTGAGCGGAAAACGTTATGGGCAGGCGTTGAGTACGGCGGTTCAGGCAAGTGTGTGTATCGTTCGGTTGATCGCGGAGAACATTGGGAAGCGGTTGCGACGATTCCGGAAGATATCGTGAGCATAAATGATGTCTATTTTGATTCATTCGGGCGGTTGTTTATCAGTGCAGGGAAGAACTGGGGGTACACGGAGGAAGGCGGCGTCTGGATGAGCGAAGATCTCGGGATGACGTGGCAACGCATTTTTGCCATGCCGTATACGCTTCGTATCGATGTTTCGCCGCACGATCCAAATCGAATGTTGGTAGTGGTTGGGGATGAGGCGCGTATTGGGCATTTGAACCCCGGGGTTTACTATTCCGAAGATAATGGCGTTTCCTGGGTGAAAGGGAATCGGGGCAATGGAAATCCCTCCAGGGTGTACAAGGCCGTTTTTGATCTGTTCGATCCGCAGTGTTTCTGGATGACCTGTAGTGCTAATGGCTTTGGGAGAGGGAGCGTTGATATGGGCTGGTCGGATCAGCCGGTGGCTCAAATTGGCGGAAATCGCGTGTATTGGGACCAGGATGAAATTCCAGGTGAAAATATTCATTTGAATGCTCATGGTTGTTTTGTGCCTGAGGGAAGAACGGCGACGTATGCCTGGTATGATGAGCAGGGTCAGCTACTTTCTACGGACGTGGAGCTGTCGATGCCATGGGCGGGGGGAGCCAGTGAGATTACGCTTGCGGTAACGGATAGTATGGGGCAGGTGGCTGAAACTACGACCTCCATTCGAATTGGCGATCCTGCTCCTGTATCAGGGGGTGGCCCGATGGTCTTTTCTACAGATCAACCGGTGGGGGCCTATCGATTGTCTACTTTAGGGCTGGAAGAATTTGATCCCGCGAGTGCGAACCGTACATTTACCTCGATTCCCCTGTTGCGACGAGGCTCGGGAAAGAGTCGTTCCGGAGGACAGCTCTTTACTGCCCCGGTCGATTTTGAGCTGGGCAGTGTCGTGTGCCGGATGGGAGGTTCTTCGGAGGTCAACACGGATTCATTGAGAGCGAGTGGACTGAATTTAAGTGTGGTGGCGTATTCGAATGGTTCGCCGGATCACGTGGCTTATTCGGAAGATTTTCTATTTAGCTCAGCCAATACAAATGTGATTCAGGGGCATGAGTTTATTACGTTTAATCTAAGCAGCCCGCTTTCATTGGAGCAGGGCGCTCAATATGCGTTGGTTTTCTGGTATTCGGATGATCAAATTGATTTCATCAACAACTTCGGGCTGATGTGGTCGGATCGGGGCGCTGGACTTTATGCGGGGGGGCACAGTTTTGATTACCAGTGGAATGATTCTGCCACGCTGAACCCGGCAGTGGACTATCCTGTAACCTTCCCGCTGGATGGGGGAGCGAGTACGCGCGATCTGGCGTTCGGCTTAGTGGAGTATCAGCCGCCGTACAGTGGCTATACCGGATGGATCTATAGCTATAACTATTATGAGTCTACGGCCTTCGATTTGGCGGATCCGGATGGAGATGGGGTGCCGAATATGGTGGAGTATGCCTTGGGAGGGAATCCTTCGGATGCAGCGATTCAGGGAGAACCGCCGCATTTTGATGTGGAGGGAAGCGAGGCGATGCTGACGCATGTGTTGCGGGAATCGGCTTCCGATGAGCTGGTTTACCAGTTGGAGCAGTCCTCAAACCTGCTGTCAAATGATTGGGAGCAGGCGGAGAGTCTTTGGTCGCAGTCGGAAGATTTCGGGCCGGACTTTATTATGGTCACCAATGCTTTTTCAACGGATGGGGAGAGTAAATATATCCGCTTGAAAATTAAGCGGAAATAG